The Carassius gibelio isolate Cgi1373 ecotype wild population from Czech Republic chromosome B19, carGib1.2-hapl.c, whole genome shotgun sequence genomic interval ATGTGCAATCATGAGCAGAGGACAAAAATCTATGGATATTTTACAATCAAACCTTTTTATTCTACGAGTCTGATAAATGGTCTTTGTTCTGAGAATAAATAAGTgcttttgaggtttttttttattttataagattttatgttattttattatagttcAAATATTGCTCAGTTTTGTCACTATATATCATTTATAATCTCAGACAGGTAGCTACATGTTTGTTTGTGATAGTAATGACATATGCTGTgcataataaaattaagtaaacatGGTGACTAAATATCAAATTCATGCCCAAAATAGTTTCCTAGATGTTCTCACTTTGCACTCACATATTTACACTGCTTGTAAATTGACATGCTTtaaatgtttcttcaacaggaaGGTCTTGAACACTTCAGCTCATTTTGAATGAACGCCAACATGTGTTAATATGTAGCATTCTTCAGTCCATAAAAGGGAATCATGTTACATTTGCTTGATCAGTAAACAGTTGACATTTAACTAAACAGTGTAATGCACATTTATAAATGATGCTTAAACAAAGTAGAATGTGTACACCGTATTAAATCGCACACCTTACATTGTAATTTACCAAAGTATTTTCACATTACCATatcaatttaatcaaataaaataattgtaaactcACTacacttatttgttttgtttttaccatcTGATGATTTCATTGTACATCTAATATCTCACTTAATATTTTTCACACAAAGTATAAATGGGTTTTATACATGAAACTGCTTTTATATTTTAGGAAGGGGTCCCTTACAAGGGGATCATTACATTTGGGAGTCCATggcatttattataaatgcatgaaaaataagTGAATTTGTCAGCACATGGTTCTTTATTGAAACTCATAGATTCTGTCCCTGACAGCAAAGTTAAACAGAGCAGCGATGCGGAATCATCAACTTGGCAAACGAGAACAGAATGTGAAGTATTCACCAAGCTCCATGCTGGTAAtttaaagcaatacaaaacataaattaatttaaaatgatagtgcttttaaactgtaatgtactcagcttgtatacatttttaatgtgacacCTCATGTCCTACTTTAAAATATACAGATTCTACACGCAACAAACATTGACAGTAAAAGCTTCTTGGTGCCATCTGCTGGCAAGCAGTGAAtctttataaaatattacaaaacaaacattttttggggtttattttatacttatacaaatgtttattttgaatttgaattacaaatttaaaaaaaaacaagagcttcaaaacgaagaaaaaaaaatcaatagaaaaCACTTAAAATGGTTTGATCTTTTGGTATTCAGCACTGGCTAATGCTTGATGACCATGTTTCCCTCTGAGTCTTGGGTGAAAAGCATCTCTGGCTCTAGATCTGATTCCTCCTCCTCTTTTTCTAAAGAAGCGGCAGATGGACTATTCCCGTAATCTTTCCCCACAGATAAATTGCTGTGGTCTCTTACTGGGCTCCTTAAGTGCTGGTCACGATGAGCAATCACACAGAAGCCCTCGGAGTCCTGAGTGAACAATGTAGCAAGGGTTTCTCCAGCCATCTCTGCGTTTGCAAGTTCCTTACCTGATTTTTTGAGGGGAAAAGTGTTTTTCTCCTTCAACCTGTACTTAGCTGGACTGGAAATTAGATGGCGTTTAAAAGGGGATGTTGGAGCATTTTTAATAGGTGATGCAGGCCAGCTATTCTCTTTCCCCATCGGTTTCATGGGTGATGCCTTATTTTTGTGCCAAGTCTGCTCCTGATTTTTATTAGTATTCACAGAAGCACTCCATCTTTTGTGGATTTCATTGACAGGCCTAGAGGTTAAGATGGACCCCTTAACTGAGGCCTTCTGATCTCTTAAATCATGTTTGTCCGTGTGTTTAGGACCTGGAGACTTAAGGTAATGCTTATGTGCATCTTCAGAGGGCTTCCAGACCATCAGATCATAGTTCTCCGGGGACTCCTCATGAAAGAAAGTCTCAGTTTCAGGAATTGTCTGATTTGGATAGTCATTTGAAGCTTCTTTATTCCAATATTCTTGTGTCTCTAACACATTTTCTGTATAATGGAGAACATGTCTCCTTTTTTCAGGCGGTTCTTCTTCCTCTGGCTCAGTTCCGCATATTAAATGGAGAAAAGACTGTTCTTTTTTGTCCTTGGCTGACAATCTTTCAAAATCTTCATCACGGTACACCTCAGATATTTGACTTGGTGACTCTGCAGATGGCTCCAAGGTCACGTCATGTTTCCGTTTGGCCCCGGTGCGTGCCTGTGTGTGCATGGAACTGGACAATCCAGAAGGAGCCACACTTGGGTTTGGGTCTGGGCAAACAAATCGcagtcagaaaaagaaaaaaaggtaattattattagttattatttagTTTGAACTGTTTATCATCacattaaagatatatatatatatatatatatatatatatatatatatatatatatatatatatatatatatatataacgtaatCTGAGACAGTTACACAATGAAACAACTCTCGAGTGTCTTACCTCTGGATTTAGGTGAAAAGAAGGTCGATATAGTGCTTTGTCTCGTGACAGGCATGTTGAGTTTGGTCTGAGTGAAGCTGAGTGCGACTGCCACACTGTATCCCCCTGATCTCGCGAGTGGGTTCAGGAGTTTGGATATTGGACGGGTCAGctgtttctgagaaaaaaaataataataatttaagatctattaaatattatttaagatCCCTCATCTCTCATgtagtattaattatttttttacgaagacaaaatgaatataatatttccAATATTTTTGTCTAAATATATTTCATTAGAATTCAGTTGTTGTTAcctgttgtttcttttcttttatctctTTTGTGTCGAGCCATATTCCACATTCTTCTTCTTTAGCTGATGCTGCAGGTTTCACTTTAGTGTTCTTTGTGGATTTCATTGTTTACAAATCCCACACACTCAAATAACCAGCCTCTCTCTTTATATACGGGACAAACAATTACCTGAAAGGCTTAAAGTCTCGTGTACAAACAAAGCTAACACTCGATATCAACATTTACAACGTTACGTTTCAGTTATTTAGATACAGTTTCTCCAGCTCCTCTGTTCACTGTAGCTGTCTTGTAATTCCCGCGCGCGCATTCAAAGACACTCTCGGTTGCCAAATATTCATGTGAATGACCAATAAATCAGTTCTGCTAGATTAATAGCACTGGTTATAATAATGAATGTTATCGTTTTACGATTATGTATAAAACATTATATCAAACCGTTATTATCATGTAGTTATGCATTTCATAAGTGAgtgaataatgtattttatattcaaaGATATATTTATTAGTATGCAAATATTAAAGGGACTTGGCAACCCGTTACCATGAAACGTGTGCATAAATGTTACAGTTTTCATCGAAtgttaaattgaataaataacaATTCCTATCACTTGAGATTAAATTGTATATTCTTTGCATAAACAAGTtttgtaataaagaataaatcaGCGAAAGCAAGACGTTACGAAATAATCCGGCGACGTCACGTGATACGTCAGCTTTCAACGGTGGGTGACGTCAATATAAGGGTGAGTGAATGATCTTTTTCCttgtgagtttttgttaaaaatgacttgaatgttttaataatatgtcATCTTATAACACATTAACGTTAAAGACGTATATAAGGTGTGAATTAACGAGAGAAATTAACGTCTCTTGTACTCTGGCAGCGGACTGGAAGCAATATCTTAGCTAGCCAACGTTAGCTATGCTAACATCGCTGTGTATTTGTcaggaaataaacaaaacaaaatgagcgGTTGTTTTATATACTTCGCTTAGGATTCACAATACCTGGCATCAGTCAGCTCCCTAAATATGTCAAATCTAAcacattgtctgtctgtctgtgagttTAAAGTGTAATTTCTTGACCACAATGTGTATGTAAACACACTGAGATCAGATCAGTGGATTTTGACATGCAACCACTGTGTATATCATTTATTCCACTGAGAATAGCGCTGACCCATGGTTAAACCCAACATAATGATCTGACTATCGCTTCAGTTGTTTTGTAGTTCATCATGTTTCATGGAATACCTGCCTCTGGAGGGATGGGAGGAGGTCAGTGAGAGAACCTGCTTTATCATGAGCCTCTTAAAAACTAAAGCATCTCATACTACTTATACACTTACACATATTTTCATTAGTCTCATATCTGATTTTATATGTTTTGCCTTTCTGCTTTTAACTTAACCAGCACCTGCCAACAAACCAGAACTGTATGAGGTAATAATGTTAAATTGTGCGCATAAGTTATAATAATGGACTCATCTGTCATCATTCCTCtgtgtttaaattacatttttgtctgtTACAGGAAGtgaaattgtacaaa includes:
- the LOC127978974 gene encoding aurora kinase A and ninein-interacting protein, whose translation is MKSTKNTKVKPAASAKEEECGIWLDTKEIKEKKQQKQLTRPISKLLNPLARSGGYSVAVALSFTQTKLNMPVTRQSTISTFFSPKSRDPNPSVAPSGLSSSMHTQARTGAKRKHDVTLEPSAESPSQISEVYRDEDFERLSAKDKKEQSFLHLICGTEPEEEEPPEKRRHVLHYTENVLETQEYWNKEASNDYPNQTIPETETFFHEESPENYDLMVWKPSEDAHKHYLKSPGPKHTDKHDLRDQKASVKGSILTSRPVNEIHKRWSASVNTNKNQEQTWHKNKASPMKPMGKENSWPASPIKNAPTSPFKRHLISSPAKYRLKEKNTFPLKKSGKELANAEMAGETLATLFTQDSEGFCVIAHRDQHLRSPVRDHSNLSVGKDYGNSPSAASLEKEEEESDLEPEMLFTQDSEGNMVIKH